Proteins co-encoded in one Myxococcus xanthus genomic window:
- a CDS encoding molybdopterin molybdotransferase MoeA — MNDSATLLPEEEARSQILALCAPLPSEWLPLDDALGRVLAEDVTAQRTLPPWDNSAMDGYAVRSADLAGPLPVRLIVGETIYAGAVGHQALASGVCARIMTGAPLPAGADAVVMRERTRPVVQSGADQVDMLEAVAPGQFVRPRGEDAREGQVLLARCTPLGIPELGLLWAQGRQAVPVSRAPRVAILSTGDELCHADEPPNGRIVDTNAPSLALAVRRAGGIPTQLGIARDTRDAVLAALSRLDGFDVVLTSAGVSVGERDYVKEVLAELGVEQHFWRVAIKPGKPLVVGRRGATLFFGLPGNPTSSLVTFELFVRPALRKLLGHAQVGPGRVAGRLEGKLSKPSGLAHFVRVTAAWREGNLWARPLATQTSGALRSAAAATHLLHFPREASSLTEGDAVELLPLSWVA; from the coding sequence GATCCTGGCCCTGTGCGCGCCCCTTCCCTCCGAGTGGCTGCCCCTGGATGACGCACTGGGACGCGTGCTCGCCGAGGATGTGACGGCGCAGCGGACACTCCCTCCCTGGGACAACTCGGCCATGGACGGCTACGCGGTGCGCAGCGCGGATCTGGCGGGTCCCCTACCCGTCCGGCTCATCGTCGGAGAGACCATCTACGCCGGCGCGGTGGGCCACCAGGCGCTGGCCTCCGGGGTATGCGCCCGCATCATGACGGGCGCTCCCCTCCCCGCGGGTGCGGATGCGGTGGTGATGCGAGAGCGGACACGGCCCGTGGTCCAGAGCGGCGCGGATCAGGTCGACATGCTCGAAGCGGTGGCCCCGGGCCAGTTCGTGCGGCCCCGGGGCGAGGACGCTCGGGAGGGACAGGTGTTGCTGGCACGCTGCACGCCGCTGGGCATCCCCGAACTGGGCCTCCTCTGGGCCCAGGGCCGACAAGCCGTGCCAGTGTCGCGCGCACCACGAGTGGCCATCCTCTCCACGGGCGACGAGTTGTGCCACGCGGACGAGCCACCCAACGGCCGCATCGTGGACACCAATGCTCCGTCCCTGGCGCTGGCGGTCCGCCGCGCGGGCGGCATTCCCACGCAATTGGGCATCGCTCGGGATACGCGCGACGCCGTACTGGCCGCGCTTTCCCGGCTGGACGGGTTCGACGTGGTGCTCACCAGCGCGGGGGTGTCCGTGGGCGAGCGCGACTACGTGAAGGAAGTGCTGGCCGAGTTGGGCGTGGAGCAACACTTCTGGCGCGTCGCCATCAAGCCGGGAAAGCCGCTGGTGGTGGGCCGTCGTGGCGCCACGCTGTTCTTTGGACTTCCGGGTAACCCCACCTCCTCCCTGGTGACGTTCGAGCTCTTCGTGCGCCCAGCCCTCCGCAAGCTGCTGGGGCATGCGCAGGTGGGGCCTGGGCGCGTAGCCGGACGCCTGGAAGGCAAGCTTTCCAAGCCCTCCGGCCTGGCGCATTTCGTCCGCGTCACGGCTGCTTGGAGAGAAGGCAACCTGTGGGCCCGTCCGCTGGCGACACAAACGTCTGGTGCCCTGCGTTCTGCGGCGGCGGCCACCCACCTGCTGCATTTCCCTCGGGAAGCCAGCAGTTTGACGGAGGGGGACGCGGTAGAACTGCTTCCGCTCTCATGGGTGGCCTGA